A single uncultured Cohaesibacter sp. DNA region contains:
- the ccmE gene encoding cytochrome c maturation protein CcmE: MTRKQRRMMMIGGAGAVLFAAVGLILFALQDQIVFFNSPSDIVEKGVQPGQRFRLGGLVKEETLIRGQGTEVSFVVTDGGSDVKVAYNGILPDLFREGQGVVTEGSLSPDGVFVADTVLAKHDENYMPKEVAEAIKEQGQWKGSEQEAQVN, encoded by the coding sequence ATGACGAGAAAACAACGCCGGATGATGATGATTGGAGGAGCGGGCGCAGTCCTCTTTGCTGCCGTTGGCCTCATTCTGTTTGCTCTTCAGGATCAGATTGTCTTCTTCAACAGCCCCAGTGACATTGTTGAGAAAGGTGTCCAACCGGGGCAGCGCTTCAGACTAGGCGGTCTCGTCAAGGAAGAGACGCTGATCCGAGGGCAGGGCACCGAAGTCTCTTTCGTGGTGACCGATGGTGGTTCGGACGTTAAGGTCGCCTACAATGGGATTTTGCCTGACTTGTTCCGGGAAGGGCAGGGCGTCGTGACGGAAGGCAGTCTGTCGCCCGATGGCGTGTTTGTTGCCGATACTGTGCTCGCCAAACACGATGAAAACTACATGCCCAAGGAAGTGGCCGAGGCGATCAAGGAGCAGGGGCAGTGGAAGGGCAGCGAGCAAGAGGCACAGGTAAATTGA
- a CDS encoding PepSY domain-containing protein, whose translation MAAQCLSSAETRSAIEQGQAKHLAAIKSAASKVVRGDVIKANLCRAGGGLVYELVTLSRQGAVARITLDAKTGRLLSKGGGS comes from the coding sequence GTGGCAGCACAATGCCTGTCGTCTGCTGAAACCAGATCGGCGATCGAGCAGGGTCAAGCCAAGCATCTGGCTGCGATTAAGTCCGCGGCCAGCAAAGTCGTGCGTGGCGATGTGATCAAGGCCAACCTGTGCAGGGCTGGCGGCGGGCTTGTCTATGAGCTGGTCACTCTTTCTCGTCAAGGGGCAGTCGCCCGTATAACTCTCGATGCAAAAACTGGTAGGCTGTTGTCGAAGGGGGGCGGGTCGTGA
- a CDS encoding response regulator transcription factor produces MRILIVEDEAELNRQLKEEMEENGYVVDSAFDGEEGHFLGDTEPYDAVILDIGLPKMDGISVLEAWRRDGKTMPVLILTARDRWSDKVQGIDAGADDYVAKPFHMEEIVARMRALMRRSAGLASNEIICGPIRLDARSGRVTVDGMALKLTSHEYRLLAYLMHHQGKIISRTELVEHLYDQDFDRDSNTIEVFIGRLRKKIGVDVIQTVRGLGYNMVAPDKSSSQK; encoded by the coding sequence ATGCGAATATTGATCGTTGAAGATGAAGCGGAACTGAACCGCCAACTGAAAGAAGAAATGGAAGAAAATGGCTATGTCGTCGACAGCGCATTCGATGGCGAGGAAGGCCATTTCCTCGGCGATACGGAACCGTATGATGCAGTGATCCTCGATATCGGACTGCCAAAAATGGATGGGATCAGCGTGCTTGAAGCATGGCGCAGGGACGGCAAGACGATGCCAGTCTTGATCCTGACAGCGCGAGACCGTTGGAGCGACAAGGTTCAGGGCATTGATGCCGGCGCCGATGACTATGTTGCAAAACCTTTCCATATGGAAGAGATTGTGGCACGCATGAGGGCTCTGATGCGGCGCTCTGCCGGACTTGCCTCCAACGAGATCATCTGCGGGCCCATCAGGCTCGATGCCAGATCAGGGCGTGTGACGGTTGACGGCATGGCGCTTAAACTGACCTCTCATGAATACCGGCTGCTTGCCTATCTCATGCACCATCAGGGCAAAATCATTTCCCGAACCGAACTGGTCGAACACCTTTATGATCAGGACTTTGATCGGGATTCCAATACGATCGAGGTTTTTATTGGCCGTCTGCGCAAGAAGATTGGCGTCGATGTCATCCAGACTGTACGCGGTCTCGGCTACAACATGGTCGCCCCGGACAAGTCAAGTAGCCAAAAATGA
- the ccmI gene encoding c-type cytochrome biogenesis protein CcmI, translating into MFWIFAGLITAISVAVVIYPLTRRARKMESADSYDLTVYTSQLKEIEGDVERGLIDETEAEAARTEVARRLLNAQTAIDKEEAKLSKTDRKSTGQSSARVAAMAVLFIIPLCSLGLYVMLGSPGLQSQPLASRLSKPPEQQSMTELVASAEHRLMNNPDDLEGWKRLAPIYLSMRRTEDATRAYRNVLRLEGESLLGLSNLGEALVVRDAGIVSKEALDLFLKANKLDPDHPKPRFFLAIALGQQGKGDEAIQAWQSLIDDSEDDAPWVSFSKSQISAIQKRQQDESAAADQGNNAASDDGADTLAGPTRDDMEAAAEMDADDRKDMIEGMVTRLSERLDERGGTADEWVQLIRAELVLNRPDMAAKSVSKALVALQSDLDGLEKVKAAARSLGISVTQ; encoded by the coding sequence ATGTTTTGGATCTTTGCGGGACTGATCACCGCCATTTCAGTTGCAGTTGTCATCTATCCGTTGACGCGTCGGGCGCGCAAAATGGAGAGTGCGGATTCCTATGATCTGACCGTTTACACGTCGCAATTGAAGGAAATTGAAGGCGATGTCGAGCGTGGCCTGATCGATGAAACGGAAGCTGAAGCCGCGCGAACTGAGGTTGCGCGCAGATTGCTGAATGCTCAGACCGCGATCGACAAAGAAGAGGCAAAACTCTCAAAGACAGACCGCAAATCAACAGGCCAATCCAGCGCGCGCGTTGCTGCGATGGCTGTGCTATTCATCATTCCTCTGTGCTCGCTCGGCCTTTATGTCATGCTCGGCTCTCCGGGCTTGCAGAGCCAGCCACTCGCCAGTCGGCTCAGCAAACCGCCCGAACAACAGAGTATGACCGAATTGGTTGCGTCGGCTGAACACAGACTGATGAACAATCCCGATGATCTGGAAGGCTGGAAGCGCCTTGCTCCGATCTATCTTTCCATGCGTCGCACCGAAGATGCCACAAGGGCATATCGCAATGTTCTACGGCTTGAAGGAGAAAGCCTCTTGGGCTTGTCCAATCTTGGAGAGGCTCTGGTTGTCCGGGACGCGGGGATCGTTTCCAAGGAAGCATTGGATCTATTCCTCAAGGCAAACAAGCTTGACCCCGACCATCCAAAGCCCCGCTTCTTTCTTGCCATTGCTCTTGGGCAACAGGGCAAGGGAGATGAAGCCATTCAAGCATGGCAGTCTCTGATTGACGATTCTGAAGATGATGCACCTTGGGTGTCATTCTCCAAGAGCCAGATTTCCGCAATTCAAAAGCGACAGCAAGACGAAAGTGCCGCAGCCGATCAAGGCAACAATGCCGCCTCCGATGACGGCGCTGATACTTTGGCAGGCCCGACGCGCGACGATATGGAAGCGGCCGCAGAGATGGACGCCGACGACCGCAAGGATATGATCGAAGGAATGGTGACCCGGCTTTCGGAGCGCCTTGATGAACGTGGCGGGACTGCGGATGAATGGGTTCAGCTCATCCGAGCCGAACTGGTTCTCAATCGTCCGGACATGGCCGCCAAGAGCGTCAGCAAAGCGCTGGTTGCTCTGCAATCAGACCTTGATGGTCTTGAAAAAGTGAAGGCCGCTGCACGGTCTTTGGGAATATCAGTCACACAATGA
- a CDS encoding RT0821/Lpp0805 family surface protein, whose product MKKSLIAIVAVMGVGLAGCQETGLGPKQTVGGLTGAVAGGLLGNQIGGGEGRVIATAAGAVIGGFVGASIGKMMDDNDRRLAYEAQSRALEYGRSGAPVSWNNPDNGHYGQIVPTQAYTTNNLTCRDYTHTIYIDGQPQTARGQACRQADGTWRPVS is encoded by the coding sequence ATGAAAAAGAGCTTGATTGCAATTGTTGCAGTGATGGGTGTCGGTTTGGCGGGCTGTCAGGAAACTGGTTTGGGTCCGAAACAGACTGTTGGTGGTCTGACAGGTGCCGTCGCAGGTGGCCTGCTGGGCAATCAGATTGGTGGCGGCGAAGGGCGCGTGATTGCGACCGCAGCTGGCGCTGTAATAGGCGGCTTTGTGGGTGCTTCCATCGGCAAGATGATGGATGACAACGACCGACGTCTGGCATACGAAGCACAGAGCCGAGCACTCGAATATGGCCGTTCTGGCGCTCCGGTTTCCTGGAACAACCCAGACAACGGTCACTATGGTCAGATCGTGCCCACTCAGGCCTACACGACCAACAATCTGACCTGCCGCGACTACACGCACACCATTTATATCGATGGTCAGCCGCAGACTGCGCGCGGGCAGGCATGCCGTCAGGCAGACGGGACTTGGCGTCCTGTGAGCTGA
- a CDS encoding ATP-binding protein, whose product MKSITRYLLVNASLWAIVIAFGSGLVLTHFFRTSAEQGFDDQLEIVLKILVGEFAAELATGGDLLPPGNVGEPRYELPLSGWYWTVQEEGSDRVLLASTSLVGGDFSVGNMETRDTEGAARYGYGEGPDGERLRILERRISFADAKPIILRVTGNAEALEEQVKSFQTKAWLIMAAFGSILVTVMLVLIRTGLRPLHQLRQQVREVSEGQSELIKGDYPNEVSGLVHEANLLIRSNKDTLERARTQVGNLAHALKTPLSVIMNEARDLDSQKARLVHQQTDIMQDQIQLYLERARMAARRDVIGTVTDAAPVIDKLVSVMSKLNSNLDIDLQLAEENGLLFRGEEQDLEEMVGNLVDNACKWALTAVQVSVSAERSDAVFGNEAKQGRHSHWLSIIVDDDGHGMSGEQMNVALERGKRLDESKPGTGLGLSIVVELAELYQGKFQITHSPLGGVRAILSLPALSRADGK is encoded by the coding sequence ATGAAGTCGATAACCCGATATCTGTTGGTCAATGCGTCTCTCTGGGCAATCGTCATTGCCTTCGGCTCGGGGCTTGTGCTCACACACTTCTTTCGCACGTCTGCCGAGCAGGGCTTTGATGATCAGCTTGAGATCGTTTTGAAAATTTTGGTCGGTGAATTCGCTGCAGAACTGGCGACGGGAGGTGATTTGCTTCCTCCAGGAAATGTGGGTGAGCCGCGCTATGAGCTTCCTCTTTCCGGTTGGTACTGGACGGTTCAGGAGGAAGGAAGTGACAGGGTTTTGTTGGCATCCACATCTCTTGTCGGTGGCGACTTTTCTGTAGGCAACATGGAGACGAGAGACACTGAGGGCGCAGCCAGATATGGTTATGGTGAAGGTCCGGATGGAGAAAGGCTGCGCATTCTGGAGCGCAGGATCTCCTTTGCCGATGCAAAGCCGATCATCCTGCGTGTTACGGGCAATGCAGAAGCACTCGAAGAACAGGTAAAATCCTTCCAGACCAAAGCCTGGCTGATCATGGCTGCATTCGGCAGCATCCTCGTCACGGTGATGTTGGTTCTGATCAGAACCGGATTGCGCCCCTTGCACCAGTTGCGTCAACAGGTTCGCGAGGTCTCTGAAGGGCAATCTGAGCTGATCAAAGGCGACTATCCCAATGAGGTTTCCGGCCTCGTTCATGAAGCAAACCTGCTCATCAGGTCCAACAAGGATACTCTTGAAAGAGCACGCACCCAGGTCGGCAATCTGGCCCACGCTCTCAAGACCCCTTTGTCGGTCATCATGAACGAAGCCAGAGATCTCGATAGCCAGAAGGCCAGACTGGTCCATCAGCAAACGGACATCATGCAGGATCAGATCCAGCTCTATCTGGAACGCGCCAGAATGGCAGCTCGGCGAGACGTGATCGGAACGGTGACGGATGCCGCACCCGTGATAGACAAGCTTGTGTCTGTGATGAGCAAACTCAATTCCAATCTCGATATCGACCTGCAATTGGCGGAAGAGAATGGCCTGTTGTTTCGCGGTGAAGAACAGGATTTGGAAGAGATGGTCGGCAATCTGGTCGATAACGCCTGCAAGTGGGCGCTGACGGCAGTGCAAGTTTCAGTATCGGCCGAACGCTCCGACGCTGTTTTCGGTAACGAAGCGAAACAAGGCCGGCATTCCCATTGGCTGTCCATCATTGTCGATGATGATGGTCACGGCATGAGTGGGGAGCAAATGAACGTTGCTCTCGAGCGGGGAAAGAGACTTGACGAAAGCAAGCCGGGAACAGGACTGGGATTATCGATTGTGGTAGAGCTCGCGGAGCTCTATCAGGGCAAGTTCCAGATCACGCACTCACCACTCGGTGGCGTCAGGGCTATTTTGTCATTGCCAGCCTTATCCAGAGCAGACGGAAAGTAA
- a CDS encoding cytochrome c-type biogenesis protein yields the protein MKSLNLSRLLASLLVAISLIAPVASSYAVTPDEMLDDPVLEQRARDISTGLRCLVCQNQSIDDSDAPLAHDLRVLVRERLEAGDSDGEVKDFLVSRYGEFVLLKPTFSAKNLILWLFGPLVLLLGVIVVLRLYRKNKLAAARAKRAGSDSLSEEEQARLKKILFEESNN from the coding sequence ATGAAGTCTCTCAACCTGTCTCGCCTGTTGGCTTCTTTGCTTGTTGCCATTTCGCTGATAGCGCCTGTTGCATCAAGCTACGCGGTTACTCCGGATGAAATGCTTGATGACCCGGTGCTTGAACAAAGAGCCCGTGACATATCTACTGGACTTCGCTGCCTTGTGTGTCAGAACCAGTCCATTGACGATTCCGATGCGCCGCTCGCTCACGATTTGCGTGTTCTGGTTCGTGAGCGTCTTGAGGCTGGCGATAGTGACGGTGAGGTAAAGGATTTTCTTGTCAGCCGCTATGGCGAATTCGTCCTGCTCAAACCGACCTTTTCAGCCAAGAACCTTATCCTATGGCTGTTTGGCCCGCTGGTTCTCTTGCTGGGCGTGATTGTCGTTCTGCGGCTCTATCGCAAGAACAAGCTTGCGGCTGCTCGTGCAAAAAGGGCAGGAAGCGACAGCCTGAGCGAAGAAGAGCAAGCACGCCTCAAGAAAATATTATTTGAAGAGAGCAACAACTGA
- a CDS encoding heme lyase CcmF/NrfE family subunit: MIVELGHFMLILAFALALVQSVVPIWGAQTADSRMMAVATPVAVTQFLFVGLSFAALTHAYVTSDFSVQNVWENSHSDMPLLFKYTSVWGNHEGSMLLWVFILVIFGALVGVFGRNLPPKLKANTLAVQGWITAAFLLFVLMTSNPFHRISTANLPIEGRDLNPILQDIGLALHPPLLYLGYVGFSIAFAFSIAALLEGRIDAAWARFVRPWVLVAWALLTLGISMGSYWAYYELGWGGYWFWDPVENASFMPWLSGTALLHSAIVMEKRGALKVWTILLSILTFSLSLLGTFLVRSGVLTSVHTFATDPSRGVFILALLVGFIGGGLALFAWRAPLLKQGGIFAPISREGSLVFNNLILSAATAAVLVGTLYPLALEATTGAKISVGAPFFNATFGLMMIPLLLAVPFGPLLAWKRGDLYGAIQRLYVAFGVTLFVVAVCYAFLYGANALAPLGIGLAVWVMVGALAEIQLRIGLFKLPLGTSLSRLKGLPRTVWGTAFGHFGLGMTVLGLIVASTYQTENILVMKPGDKTSLSGYEFEFTGFKQSAAFNYADLAGTFIVTKSGKQVAELHPVKRVYTSHNMPTTETAIHTIWGVTQLYMSLGDQQDSGGIAVRIYYKPWVTFIWLGTLVMFLGGAVSLSDRRLRIGAPARKGRAREAAGNA; the protein is encoded by the coding sequence ATGATCGTTGAGCTTGGCCATTTCATGCTCATTCTCGCATTCGCTTTGGCTCTCGTCCAATCGGTTGTGCCAATCTGGGGAGCTCAGACCGCTGACAGCCGCATGATGGCAGTGGCGACCCCGGTTGCGGTCACTCAGTTTCTGTTCGTCGGGCTCTCCTTTGCTGCTCTCACACATGCGTATGTCACGTCTGATTTTTCCGTTCAGAATGTCTGGGAGAACAGCCATTCTGACATGCCGCTGCTGTTCAAATACACCTCCGTCTGGGGCAACCACGAAGGCTCAATGCTGCTGTGGGTCTTCATTCTGGTGATCTTCGGTGCGCTTGTTGGCGTGTTCGGCCGCAATCTGCCGCCAAAACTGAAGGCCAACACGCTGGCAGTTCAGGGATGGATTACGGCTGCTTTTCTGTTGTTCGTGTTGATGACGTCGAACCCGTTTCATCGGATCTCGACAGCGAACCTGCCGATCGAAGGACGGGATCTCAATCCGATCCTGCAGGACATTGGTCTCGCGCTTCATCCGCCTCTGCTTTACCTCGGATATGTGGGTTTCTCGATCGCTTTTGCCTTCTCAATCGCGGCATTGCTCGAAGGGCGTATCGATGCCGCTTGGGCGCGTTTCGTGCGTCCATGGGTTCTCGTCGCCTGGGCCCTTTTGACGCTCGGCATTTCCATGGGCTCCTACTGGGCCTATTACGAGCTCGGCTGGGGCGGCTACTGGTTCTGGGACCCGGTTGAAAACGCCTCCTTCATGCCATGGCTCAGCGGCACCGCTCTGTTACATTCCGCCATCGTGATGGAGAAGCGCGGCGCTCTGAAGGTTTGGACTATCCTGCTTTCGATCCTGACCTTCTCTCTCTCGCTGCTTGGCACATTTCTGGTGCGTTCCGGTGTTTTGACATCAGTCCACACCTTTGCGACGGATCCATCGCGCGGCGTCTTCATTCTCGCGCTTCTTGTGGGGTTCATCGGCGGCGGTCTGGCGTTGTTCGCATGGAGAGCGCCGCTCTTGAAGCAAGGCGGAATCTTTGCACCCATCTCGCGCGAAGGATCTTTGGTCTTCAACAATCTGATCCTGTCTGCTGCAACAGCCGCCGTTCTGGTGGGGACGCTTTATCCGCTCGCTCTGGAAGCAACGACTGGCGCCAAGATTTCAGTCGGTGCGCCCTTCTTTAATGCGACCTTCGGCCTGATGATGATCCCGCTTTTGCTGGCCGTGCCGTTCGGCCCGCTTCTGGCATGGAAGCGCGGGGACTTGTACGGAGCGATACAGCGCCTTTATGTAGCCTTTGGCGTCACGCTGTTTGTCGTCGCTGTCTGCTACGCATTCCTCTATGGGGCGAATGCGCTGGCTCCACTTGGCATTGGGCTAGCGGTTTGGGTGATGGTTGGCGCTCTTGCGGAAATCCAGTTGCGGATCGGTCTCTTCAAATTGCCGCTCGGCACCTCTCTTTCTCGTCTCAAAGGGCTTCCCAGAACGGTATGGGGGACGGCATTCGGCCATTTCGGTTTGGGCATGACGGTACTTGGGCTGATTGTTGCCAGCACCTATCAGACGGAAAACATTCTTGTCATGAAGCCCGGCGACAAAACCAGCCTTTCAGGCTACGAGTTTGAGTTTACCGGATTCAAACAAAGTGCTGCTTTCAACTATGCCGATCTTGCAGGCACCTTCATCGTGACTAAGTCGGGCAAACAAGTCGCAGAACTGCATCCGGTCAAGAGGGTCTACACATCCCACAACATGCCGACGACCGAAACGGCAATTCACACCATTTGGGGGGTGACGCAGCTTTACATGTCACTTGGCGATCAGCAGGACAGTGGTGGCATTGCTGTCCGGATCTATTACAAACCATGGGTGACCTTCATCTGGCTGGGCACTTTGGTGATGTTCCTGGGTGGGGCCGTTTCACTATCCGACAGACGTCTTCGGATTGGCGCACCGGCTCGCAAGGGTCGGGCCAGAGAAGCCGCAGGCAACGCCTGA